In one window of Rhodopseudomonas palustris HaA2 DNA:
- a CDS encoding DUF2059 domain-containing protein, with product MKYLSKALPAVVLALGLALSVGHAQAQTKPPSPAAIAAAKEILELKRANTIYANAVPNIVQRTMDTLMQTNLNYQQDLKEVAMVVAKTMAGREKEIGDGMAKIYAQDFTEQELKDLVVFYKTPLGQKLLNEEPKAIQQSMAYMNQWAQTFAEEVNGQFRAEMRKRGKAI from the coding sequence ATGAAGTATCTGTCGAAAGCCCTGCCGGCCGTCGTGCTGGCGCTCGGCCTGGCGTTGTCGGTCGGCCATGCGCAGGCCCAGACCAAGCCGCCGTCGCCGGCGGCGATCGCCGCCGCCAAGGAGATCCTGGAGCTGAAACGCGCCAACACGATCTACGCCAATGCGGTGCCGAACATCGTCCAGCGCACCATGGACACCTTGATGCAGACCAATCTGAACTATCAGCAGGATCTCAAGGAAGTCGCCATGGTGGTCGCCAAGACCATGGCCGGCCGCGAGAAGGAAATCGGCGACGGCATGGCGAAGATCTATGCCCAGGACTTCACCGAGCAGGAGCTGAAGGATCTGGTGGTGTTCTACAAGACGCCGCTCGGCCAGAAGCTGCTGAACGAAGAGCCGAAGGCGATCCAGCAGAGCATGGCCTACATGAATCAGTGGGCGCAGACCTTCGCCGAAGAGGTCAACGGCCAGTTCCGTGCCGAGATGCGCAAGCGCGGCAAGGCGATCTGA
- the rpiA gene encoding ribose-5-phosphate isomerase RpiA, with product MNKEDLKRQAAARALDEVRDGMKIGLGTGSTAKHFVELLGEKVRAGLDVIGVPTSEVTRADAERCGIRLTTLDEIDRLDLTVDGADEIDPRLELIKGGGGALLREKIVAAASDRMIVIADETKWVDCLGHFPLPVEVIPFGLAATRRAIEQACAEVGASGRLQLREGKDGHAFVTDGGHWIIDAHLGRIPDAPRLAQLLSAIPGVVEHGLFIGIASTVVLAGTDGIRTVERA from the coding sequence ATGAACAAGGAAGATCTGAAGCGGCAGGCCGCCGCGCGCGCGCTGGACGAGGTTCGCGACGGGATGAAGATCGGTCTCGGCACCGGCTCGACCGCCAAGCATTTCGTCGAGCTGCTGGGCGAAAAGGTCCGTGCCGGTCTCGACGTCATCGGCGTGCCGACCTCCGAGGTGACCCGGGCCGACGCCGAGCGCTGCGGCATCCGGCTGACCACGCTCGACGAGATCGACCGGCTCGACCTGACGGTCGATGGCGCCGATGAGATCGATCCGCGGCTCGAACTGATCAAGGGCGGCGGCGGCGCGCTGCTGCGCGAGAAGATCGTCGCCGCCGCATCCGATCGCATGATCGTGATCGCCGACGAAACCAAATGGGTCGACTGCCTCGGCCATTTTCCGCTGCCGGTCGAAGTGATCCCGTTCGGGCTGGCCGCGACCCGGCGCGCGATCGAACAGGCCTGCGCCGAGGTCGGCGCATCCGGTCGATTGCAGCTTCGCGAAGGCAAGGACGGCCATGCTTTCGTCACCGATGGTGGCCACTGGATCATCGACGCCCACCTCGGGCGGATACCGGATGCGCCTCGCCTGGCCCAGCTGTTGTCGGCGATTCCGGGCGTAGTCGAGCATGGGTTGTTCATCGGGATCGCCAGCACGGTCGTGCTCGCGGGGACCGACGGAATTCGAACTGTCGAACGGGCGTAG
- a CDS encoding HAD-IA family hydrolase produces MSTSRTVVFDLDGTLIDTAPDLINALNYILVREGMPAVPLAKARNMIGQGARRLLERGLELDGRVISPDDVNRLAVDFIDYYAANIAVESRPFEGLEQTLDALAGQGYQFAVCTNKLEWLSKLLLDQLGLSSRFAAICGADTFGVAKPDPAILRETIAKAGGALASAVMVGDAGPDVGVARRAGIPVIGVEFGYTEVPIAELKPDRLVGHMRDLPNAVTQLLPPA; encoded by the coding sequence ATGAGCACATCCCGCACCGTTGTCTTCGACCTGGACGGCACGCTGATCGACACCGCGCCGGACCTGATCAATGCCCTGAATTACATCCTCGTCCGCGAAGGCATGCCGGCGGTCCCGCTCGCAAAGGCCCGCAATATGATCGGGCAAGGCGCGCGGCGATTGCTGGAGCGCGGCCTCGAACTCGACGGCCGCGTCATCAGCCCGGACGACGTCAACCGCCTCGCGGTCGATTTCATCGACTATTACGCCGCCAATATCGCCGTCGAGTCGCGGCCGTTCGAGGGACTGGAACAGACGCTCGATGCGCTCGCCGGCCAGGGCTACCAGTTCGCGGTGTGCACCAACAAGCTGGAATGGCTGTCGAAGCTGCTGCTCGACCAGCTCGGCCTGAGCTCCCGCTTCGCCGCGATCTGCGGCGCCGACACCTTCGGCGTCGCCAAACCCGACCCGGCGATCCTGCGCGAGACCATTGCCAAGGCCGGCGGCGCACTGGCCTCGGCGGTGATGGTCGGCGACGCCGGACCGGATGTCGGCGTCGCGCGGCGCGCCGGCATCCCGGTGATCGGCGTCGAGTTCGGCTACACCGAGGTTCCGATCGCCGAGCTCAAGCCGGACCGGCTGGTCGGCCATATGCGCGACTTGCCGAACGCCGTCACGCAGCTGCTGCCGCCGGCCTGA
- a CDS encoding PEGA domain-containing protein, translating to MRRFVVVAAAGLSLAGCSSLSLDAFKSAPPTATVQLESAPSGANAVASSGESCKTPCSITVAATDFSVTFSMDKFQPVTVPVQVVVTPGDFTTSATAAATPNPVVAELQPVKPVRKPVKRIRKPKPAASAPAPAESSPFPSPAAAPAPAR from the coding sequence ATGCGTCGTTTCGTAGTCGTTGCTGCCGCGGGCCTGAGCCTGGCCGGCTGTTCGTCGTTGTCACTCGACGCGTTCAAGTCGGCGCCGCCGACCGCCACCGTTCAGCTCGAGTCGGCCCCCTCCGGCGCCAATGCGGTCGCCTCCAGCGGCGAGAGCTGCAAGACGCCGTGTTCGATTACGGTTGCGGCGACCGATTTCAGCGTCACGTTCAGCATGGACAAGTTCCAGCCGGTCACGGTGCCGGTTCAGGTCGTGGTGACGCCCGGCGACTTCACGACGTCGGCCACGGCAGCCGCCACGCCGAATCCGGTGGTGGCCGAATTGCAGCCGGTGAAACCGGTCCGCAAGCCGGTGAAGCGGATCAGGAAGCCCAAGCCCGCCGCGTCCGCGCCGGCGCCGGCGGAGTCCTCTCCGTTCCCGAGTCCGGCGGCCGCCCCCGCTCCGGCACGCTGA
- the moaA gene encoding GTP 3',8-cyclase MoaA: MIDADVTPPPTAGASTMVDPFGRTIDYLRVSITDRCDFRCAYCMSEDMTFLPRADLLTLEELDRLCSAFIVRGVRKLRLTGGEPLVRRNMMSLVRSLSRHLDTGALRELTLTTNGSQLARFAAELRDCGVRRINVSLDTLDPAKFRAITRWGEFDRVIAGIEAARAAGLAVKINAVVLKGVNEDEIPALMQWAHGLGMGLTLIEVMPLGEIGEGRIDQYVPLSLVRARLSNNYTLTDLPDSTGGPARYVRVEETGGKLGFITPLTHNFCESCNRVRITCTGTLHTCLGQEDAADLRRPLRASPDDALLNAAIDRAIGHKPKGHDFIIDRKHDRPSVSRHMSVTGG; encoded by the coding sequence ATGATCGATGCTGACGTGACGCCCCCGCCGACCGCCGGCGCTTCGACGATGGTCGATCCGTTCGGCCGGACCATCGACTATCTGCGGGTCTCGATCACCGACCGCTGCGATTTTCGCTGCGCGTACTGCATGTCCGAGGACATGACCTTCCTGCCCCGCGCCGATCTGCTGACGCTGGAGGAACTCGACCGGCTGTGTTCGGCCTTCATCGTCCGGGGCGTGCGCAAGCTCAGGCTCACCGGCGGCGAGCCGCTGGTCCGGCGCAACATGATGTCGCTGGTGCGGTCGCTCTCCCGCCATCTCGACACCGGCGCGCTGCGCGAACTCACCCTCACCACCAACGGATCACAGCTCGCCCGCTTCGCCGCCGAACTACGCGACTGCGGGGTTCGGCGCATCAACGTCTCGCTCGACACGCTTGATCCGGCGAAGTTCCGCGCGATCACCCGCTGGGGCGAATTCGACCGGGTGATCGCCGGCATCGAGGCCGCGCGCGCGGCCGGCCTCGCCGTCAAGATCAACGCGGTGGTGCTGAAGGGCGTCAACGAGGACGAGATCCCCGCCTTGATGCAATGGGCGCACGGGCTCGGCATGGGGCTGACGCTGATCGAGGTGATGCCGCTGGGCGAGATCGGCGAAGGCCGGATCGACCAGTACGTGCCGCTGTCGCTGGTTCGCGCCCGGCTGTCGAACAACTACACGCTGACGGATCTGCCCGACAGCACCGGCGGCCCGGCCCGCTACGTCCGGGTCGAGGAGACCGGCGGCAAGCTCGGATTCATCACCCCCCTCACCCACAATTTCTGCGAATCCTGCAACCGGGTTCGGATCACCTGCACCGGCACGCTGCACACCTGCCTCGGCCAGGAAGACGCCGCCGATCTGCGCCGGCCGCTGCGCGCCTCGCCCGACGATGCGCTGCTCAACGCCGCGATCGATCGCGCCATCGGCCACAAGCCCAAGGGCCACGACTTCATCATCGACCGCAAACACGACCGGCCGAGCGTCAGCCGGCATATGAGCGTGACCGGGGGCTGA
- a CDS encoding TRAP transporter small permease subunit — protein sequence MQALLGLSRKIDAFNTLIGRWLSWMIVVAVIISAGNAVIRKVFDMSSNSFLEAQWVLFSVVFLLCSPWTLLKNEHIRIDIINHSLPLKVRGWIDMIGHVFFLMPFAIILLWWSIPFFLVSYHQNEQSFSAGGLPQWPAKSLIMIACVLLIVQGISEIIKRAAMMAGVIPDSNVLQGSAHAAELEAERLVMHIAGEKQPRAE from the coding sequence TTGCAGGCCTTGCTGGGACTGAGCAGGAAGATCGACGCGTTCAACACGCTGATCGGGCGCTGGTTGTCGTGGATGATCGTCGTCGCGGTGATCATTTCGGCGGGCAACGCGGTCATCCGCAAGGTGTTCGACATGTCGTCGAACTCCTTCCTCGAGGCGCAATGGGTGCTGTTCAGCGTCGTGTTCCTGCTGTGCTCGCCCTGGACGCTGCTCAAGAACGAACATATCCGGATCGACATCATCAATCATTCCCTGCCGCTGAAAGTCCGCGGCTGGATCGACATGATCGGCCATGTGTTCTTCCTGATGCCGTTCGCGATCATCCTGCTGTGGTGGTCGATCCCGTTCTTCCTGGTCTCCTACCACCAGAACGAACAATCGTTCAGCGCCGGCGGCCTGCCGCAATGGCCGGCGAAGTCGCTGATCATGATCGCCTGCGTCCTGCTGATCGTTCAGGGCATCTCGGAAATCATCAAGCGCGCTGCGATGATGGCGGGGGTGATCCCCGACAGCAACGTGCTGCAGGGGTCGGCGCATGCGGCGGAACTCGAAGCCGAGCGGCTGGTGATGCATATCGCCGGCGAGAAGCAGCCTCGAGCCGAATAG
- a CDS encoding TRAP transporter large permease → MTAMLIHYMAPIMFGSLVIFLLLGYPVAFSLAANGLMFAFIGIELGLFRPDFMQALPERVYGVMNNDTLLAIPFFTFMGLVLERSGMAEDLLETIGQLFGSIRGGIAYAVVFVGALLAATTGVVAASVISMGLISLPIMLRYGYDRRVATGVIAASGTLAQIIPPSLVLIVMADQLGRSVGDMYEGAFIPGIVLSLLYAGYIFLVTVFAPKAAPGLPLEAQTLREHDTLQNPMMMPLAAISAAATAYFFAVHLDGFSWSMPAFDKVGLPAMAMQGFWFVVLLAVLFRPFIGVIRTMTISLYLVVVLSTTIGIVAMRFTDVKGGADYVVLTMSVTVGLSFVIAVLNRVLRLKLLSRLAEQVVFVMVPPLGLIFLVLGTIFIGVATPTEGGAMGAAGAVILALMKGRLTFDLTRQATEATAKLSAFVVMILVGARVFSLTFYGVDGHRWVEELLTSLPGGQLGFLVFVNALVFVLAFFLDFFELAFIIIPLLGPAAEKLGIDLIWFGIILAVNMQTSFMHPPFGFALFYLRSVAPKESYLDRVTGKRMAPITTGQIYWGAVPFVVIQLIMVGLVIAFPAMVMHYKGAASTVDPSKIEFDIPQMETPQLDFGPPKF, encoded by the coding sequence ATGACCGCTATGTTGATCCACTACATGGCGCCGATCATGTTCGGCTCCCTGGTGATCTTCCTGTTGCTCGGCTATCCGGTCGCGTTCTCGCTCGCCGCCAACGGCCTGATGTTCGCCTTCATCGGCATCGAGCTCGGGCTGTTCCGCCCCGACTTCATGCAGGCGCTGCCCGAACGCGTCTACGGCGTGATGAACAACGACACGCTGCTGGCGATTCCGTTCTTCACCTTCATGGGGCTGGTGCTGGAGAGATCCGGCATGGCCGAGGACCTGCTCGAAACCATCGGGCAGTTGTTCGGCTCGATCCGCGGCGGCATCGCCTACGCGGTGGTGTTCGTCGGCGCGCTGCTCGCCGCCACCACCGGCGTGGTCGCCGCCTCGGTGATCTCGATGGGCCTGATCTCGCTGCCGATCATGCTGCGCTACGGCTACGACCGCCGCGTCGCCACCGGCGTCATCGCCGCATCCGGCACGCTGGCGCAGATCATTCCGCCGTCGCTGGTGCTGATCGTGATGGCCGACCAGCTTGGCCGCTCGGTCGGCGACATGTACGAAGGCGCGTTCATTCCCGGCATCGTGCTGTCGCTGCTGTATGCCGGCTACATCTTCCTGGTGACGGTGTTCGCCCCGAAGGCGGCGCCCGGCCTGCCGCTGGAAGCGCAGACGCTGCGCGAACACGACACCCTGCAGAACCCGATGATGATGCCGCTGGCGGCGATCTCCGCCGCCGCGACCGCCTATTTCTTCGCGGTGCATCTCGACGGATTCAGCTGGAGCATGCCGGCGTTCGACAAGGTCGGCCTGCCCGCGATGGCGATGCAGGGCTTCTGGTTCGTGGTGCTGCTCGCCGTGCTGTTCCGGCCGTTCATCGGCGTGATCCGCACCATGACGATCTCGCTGTATCTGGTCGTGGTGCTGTCGACCACGATCGGCATCGTCGCGATGCGCTTCACCGATGTGAAGGGCGGCGCGGACTACGTGGTGCTGACGATGTCGGTGACCGTCGGGCTGTCGTTCGTCATCGCCGTGCTCAACCGGGTGCTGCGCCTGAAGCTGCTGTCGCGGCTCGCCGAGCAGGTCGTGTTCGTGATGGTGCCGCCGCTCGGGCTGATCTTCCTGGTGCTCGGCACGATCTTCATCGGCGTCGCCACCCCGACGGAAGGCGGCGCGATGGGCGCCGCGGGCGCGGTGATTCTCGCGCTGATGAAAGGACGGCTGACCTTCGACCTGACCCGCCAGGCCACCGAGGCGACCGCCAAGCTGTCGGCCTTCGTGGTGATGATCCTGGTCGGCGCCCGGGTGTTCTCGCTGACCTTCTACGGCGTCGACGGCCATCGCTGGGTCGAGGAGCTGCTGACCTCGCTGCCCGGCGGCCAGCTCGGCTTCCTGGTCTTCGTCAACGCCCTGGTGTTCGTGCTGGCGTTCTTCCTCGACTTCTTCGAGCTCGCCTTCATCATCATCCCGCTGCTCGGCCCCGCGGCGGAGAAGCTCGGCATCGACCTGATCTGGTTCGGCATCATCCTCGCGGTCAACATGCAGACCTCGTTCATGCATCCGCCGTTCGGCTTCGCGCTGTTCTATCTGCGCTCGGTGGCGCCGAAGGAATCCTATCTCGACCGGGTCACCGGCAAGCGGATGGCGCCGATCACCACGGGACAGATCTATTGGGGCGCGGTGCCGTTCGTGGTGATCCAGCTGATCATGGTCGGACTGGTGATCGCCTTCCCGGCGATGGTGATGCACTACAAGGGCGCCGCCAGCACGGTCGATCCGTCGAAGATCGAATTCGACATCCCGCAGATGGAAACCCCGCAGCTCGATTTCGGCCCGCCGAAATTCTGA
- a CDS encoding TRAP transporter substrate-binding protein, whose product MKRRDFLKVSATGAAVAAVASPAIAQSSPEVKWRLTSSFPKSLDTIYGGAEYLAKQVAEMTDNKFQIQVFAAGEVVPGLQALDATSNGTVEMCHTVSYYYVGKDPTFAVFAAVPFGLNARQQNSWLYQGGGNELANEFYKKHNVVGFPCGNTGTQMGGWFRKEIKTVADMSGLKMRIGGIAGQVLQKVGVVPQQIAGGDIYPALEKGTIDAAEWVGPYDDEKLGFQKVAKYYYYPGFWEGGPTVHAFTNLEKFNALPKNYQAILANAAVHTNTWMNARYDMLNPTALKRLVASGTQLRPFSNEILDACLKSTNELWGEISAKNADFKKAIDAMQAYRSDQYLWWQVAEYTYDSFMIRSRTRG is encoded by the coding sequence ATGAAACGTCGTGACTTTCTGAAAGTATCAGCAACCGGCGCCGCGGTCGCGGCGGTGGCTTCGCCGGCGATTGCGCAATCGTCCCCAGAGGTGAAGTGGCGGTTGACCTCGAGCTTCCCGAAGTCGCTCGACACCATCTATGGCGGCGCGGAATATCTCGCGAAGCAGGTCGCCGAGATGACCGACAACAAGTTTCAGATCCAGGTGTTCGCCGCCGGCGAAGTGGTCCCCGGCCTGCAGGCGCTCGACGCGACCTCGAACGGCACCGTCGAGATGTGCCACACCGTGTCGTACTACTATGTCGGCAAGGATCCGACCTTCGCGGTGTTCGCCGCGGTTCCGTTCGGCCTCAACGCCCGCCAGCAGAATTCGTGGCTGTACCAGGGCGGCGGCAACGAGCTCGCCAACGAGTTCTACAAGAAGCACAACGTGGTCGGCTTCCCCTGCGGCAACACCGGCACCCAGATGGGCGGCTGGTTCCGCAAGGAGATCAAGACCGTCGCCGACATGAGCGGCCTGAAGATGCGGATCGGCGGCATCGCCGGTCAGGTGCTGCAGAAGGTCGGCGTGGTGCCGCAGCAGATCGCCGGCGGCGACATCTACCCGGCGCTGGAAAAGGGCACCATCGACGCCGCCGAGTGGGTCGGCCCCTATGACGACGAGAAGCTCGGCTTCCAGAAGGTCGCGAAGTACTACTACTATCCGGGCTTCTGGGAAGGCGGCCCGACCGTCCACGCCTTCACCAATCTCGAGAAGTTCAACGCGCTGCCGAAGAACTATCAGGCGATCCTCGCCAACGCGGCGGTGCATACCAACACCTGGATGAACGCGCGCTACGACATGCTCAACCCGACCGCGCTGAAGCGGCTGGTGGCGAGCGGCACGCAGCTGCGTCCGTTCTCCAACGAAATCCTCGACGCCTGCCTCAAATCGACCAACGAGCTGTGGGGCGAGATCTCGGCCAAGAACGCCGACTTCAAGAAGGCGATCGACGCGATGCAGGCCTACCGCTCGGATCAGTATCTGTGGTGGCAGGTCGCCGAATACACCTACGACAGCTTCATGATCCGCTCGCGCACCCGCGGCTGA
- a CDS encoding Mrp/NBP35 family ATP-binding protein, with product MSVTQQQIRDSLAKVMTPRGVALTQADVLSEIAVTDGKVYFSINVDAAEARSWESVRAAAEAAARAVPGVVSALAALTAERRPGAAQPPRSGVAPAAAHRPAPAGGAQSPMAKQAEIPGVRAVIAVASGKGGVGKSTTSLNLALGLRDLGLRVGLLDADIYGPSVPRLTGIQEKPQLDDSRRMIPIRRFGLSIMSIGFLVDEEAPMIWRGPMVMSAITQMLRDVDWGQLDVLVVDMPPGTGDAQLTLAQNVPLKGAVIVSTPQDLALIDARRGLAMFTKVNVPVLGIIENMSYFLCPHCGTRSDIFGHGGARHEAERLAVPFLGEIPLHMDIRASSDAGTPVVESEPSGPHAEIYRAIAAQVRDRLDAAAAI from the coding sequence TTGAGCGTGACGCAGCAACAGATTCGCGACAGCTTGGCCAAAGTGATGACGCCGCGCGGCGTGGCGCTGACACAGGCGGATGTGCTGTCCGAAATCGCCGTGACCGACGGCAAGGTGTATTTCTCGATCAATGTTGACGCCGCCGAGGCGCGATCCTGGGAAAGCGTGCGGGCCGCCGCCGAAGCGGCGGCGCGCGCGGTTCCCGGGGTCGTCAGCGCGCTCGCCGCGCTGACTGCGGAGCGCCGTCCGGGCGCGGCGCAGCCGCCGCGTTCGGGCGTTGCGCCGGCCGCGGCGCATCGGCCGGCGCCGGCCGGCGGCGCGCAGTCGCCGATGGCGAAGCAGGCGGAGATTCCCGGCGTTCGCGCGGTGATCGCGGTGGCGTCCGGCAAGGGTGGTGTCGGCAAATCGACCACCTCACTCAATCTGGCGCTCGGCCTGCGCGACCTCGGCCTGCGGGTCGGCTTGCTCGATGCCGACATCTACGGCCCGTCGGTGCCGCGCCTGACCGGCATTCAGGAAAAGCCGCAGCTCGACGACAGCCGCCGGATGATTCCGATTCGACGATTCGGACTGTCGATCATGTCGATCGGCTTCCTGGTCGACGAGGAAGCGCCGATGATCTGGCGCGGCCCGATGGTGATGTCGGCGATCACCCAGATGCTGCGCGACGTCGACTGGGGGCAGCTCGACGTGCTGGTGGTCGACATGCCGCCCGGCACCGGCGACGCCCAGCTGACGCTGGCGCAGAACGTGCCGCTGAAAGGGGCAGTGATCGTTTCGACGCCACAGGACCTCGCGCTGATCGATGCGCGGCGCGGGCTGGCGATGTTCACCAAGGTGAACGTCCCGGTGCTCGGCATCATCGAGAACATGAGCTACTTCCTCTGCCCGCATTGCGGCACGCGGTCCGATATCTTCGGCCATGGCGGGGCCCGGCACGAGGCCGAGCGGCTGGCGGTGCCGTTCCTCGGTGAGATCCCGCTGCATATGGACATCCGGGCCAGCTCCGACGCCGGCACGCCGGTGGTGGAGAGCGAACCGAGCGGCCCGCATGCCGAAATCTATCGCGCCATCGCCGCACAGGTCCGCGACCGGCTCGACGCCGCCGCAGCAATCTGA
- a CDS encoding NAD(P)-dependent oxidoreductase yields MASTGSRAELDERRRRSPGGAQRCRPDRPFCSAIDFRGRGARPLSDNSPPASCPSSLPAYAGAPAARLHRAARAPSPSFGRPASGHAILKGTDMAKVAFLGLGVMGFPMAGHLVKKGGHEVTVYNRTAAKAKAWADQFGGRIAATPAEAAQDQDFVMACVGNDDDLRAVTTGADGAFAAMASGAVFVDHTTASAEVARELDAAATKAGFAFVDAPVSGGQAGAQNGVLTVMCGGSDAAYAKAEPVIAAYARMCKLLGPAGSGQLTKMVNQICIAGLVQGLSEGIHFAKRAGLDVNAVIDTISKGAAQSWQMENRHKTMIDGKYDFGFAVEWMRKDLSICLAESRRNGASLPVTGLVDAFYAEVEKLGGRRWDTSSLLARLER; encoded by the coding sequence ATGGCGTCCACCGGTTCAAGGGCGGAGTTGGACGAACGGCGCCGACGATCGCCCGGCGGCGCACAACGCTGTCGGCCCGATCGACCATTTTGCAGTGCGATAGATTTCCGCGGTCGCGGCGCGCGGCCGCTGTCGGACAATTCGCCGCCAGCCTCTTGTCCGTCGAGCCTCCCGGCCTATGCTGGCGCACCTGCCGCGCGCCTGCATCGGGCCGCGCGCGCTCCCTCCCCGTCATTCGGCCGGCCTGCGTCCGGCCACGCAATCCTGAAGGGTACAGACATGGCCAAAGTCGCTTTCCTCGGTCTCGGCGTGATGGGTTTTCCGATGGCCGGACATCTCGTCAAGAAGGGCGGCCACGAGGTCACCGTCTACAACCGGACCGCGGCCAAGGCCAAGGCCTGGGCCGATCAATTCGGCGGCCGCATTGCGGCGACGCCGGCGGAAGCGGCGCAGGATCAGGACTTCGTGATGGCCTGCGTCGGCAACGACGACGATCTGCGCGCCGTCACCACCGGCGCCGACGGCGCCTTCGCGGCGATGGCATCCGGCGCGGTGTTCGTCGATCACACCACCGCCTCCGCCGAGGTGGCGCGCGAGCTCGACGCCGCCGCGACCAAGGCCGGCTTCGCCTTCGTCGATGCGCCGGTCTCGGGCGGTCAGGCCGGCGCGCAGAACGGCGTGCTGACGGTGATGTGCGGCGGCAGCGACGCGGCCTACGCCAAGGCCGAGCCGGTGATCGCGGCCTATGCCCGGATGTGCAAGCTGCTCGGCCCGGCCGGCTCCGGCCAGCTCACCAAGATGGTCAACCAGATCTGCATCGCCGGACTGGTGCAGGGACTGTCGGAAGGCATTCACTTCGCCAAGCGGGCCGGGCTCGACGTCAATGCGGTGATCGACACCATCTCCAAGGGCGCCGCACAGTCCTGGCAGATGGAGAACCGCCACAAGACCATGATCGACGGCAAGTACGATTTCGGCTTCGCGGTCGAATGGATGCGCAAGGATCTGTCGATCTGCCTCGCCGAGTCGCGCCGCAACGGCGCCAGCCTGCCGGTCACCGGCCTGGTCGACGCCTTCTATGCCGAAGTCGAGAAGCTCGGCGGCCGCCGCTGGGATACATCGAGCCTGCTGGCGCGGCTCGAACGCTGA